The nucleotide window CTGCAGTTTGGCTTGGATGTTACCATCCACAGCGATTTCTCATCGACTATCGGTTTGGGTAGCTCGGCTGCAGTATTAGCTGCGATGCTTTCAGGCTTGAATGAAATTTGCAAAACCGATTACGATTTGACCAAACTCTTTGAGATTGGCCATAAAATCATTATTGATATTCAAGGCCGTGGCTCAGGAACCGACTTGGCGGCCAGCTTAGCTGGTGGTTTGATTTTCTTTCAGCCAAAAACCGAGATACAGCCTTTTCCTATCATTCAAAAAATGGAGATCGTTTTACCGTTGATTCTTATCTATGCCGGTTATAAAACGCCTACCGCCAAGGTTTTAGAGTTGGTCGCGGAAAACTGGCAAGACAAACCTCATGAGCTTGAGATGTTATATCGTTCAATGGCTAAAGTCACCAAACAAGGTTTTCATGCATTGGAAAATCAAGAGTTAGACGCTTTCTATCAGGCCTGTGCCGACTATCAAGCATTGATGGCCAATTTAGGTGTGAATGATAAAACCTTACAGAAAATCATCGATACACTCTATCAGTGCGGCTCGGTTAAAACAGCAAAGATTTCAGGCTCTGGGCTGGGAGATTGTATTTTAGGGATTGGGGATTTAGAAGACTGTGAAGCCGACACTCAAAAAACCTTAAATCTTTTTCAATCCATTGCCATTGAAATCACGCTACAGGGTGCTAAAACCGCAATCATCACTTAACCATCGCTTTCATTTAAAATAACGTATAAGAAGCAAAAATATTCCCTCTTTTGATTTACAGGAAATTCCATGCCCCAAACCATTCAGCAAAAATTTGTTCACCAAGTTATCGGTCACTCTGCAACGAACAACCGTCTTGCCAGCAAGAACAAAATCGGTAGCGGTTCCGCTC belongs to Thiomicrorhabdus immobilis and includes:
- a CDS encoding mevalonate kinase family protein; its protein translation is MSASLTLQQTWQSQAPANMMILGEHSVVYGHPALACALNQYVTIDWQARSDTAINFYSALGEHHTQLEHISHHPKLNFAVAALQAFQKKLQFGLDVTIHSDFSSTIGLGSSAAVLAAMLSGLNEICKTDYDLTKLFEIGHKIIIDIQGRGSGTDLAASLAGGLIFFQPKTEIQPFPIIQKMEIVLPLILIYAGYKTPTAKVLELVAENWQDKPHELEMLYRSMAKVTKQGFHALENQELDAFYQACADYQALMANLGVNDKTLQKIIDTLYQCGSVKTAKISGSGLGDCILGIGDLEDCEADTQKTLNLFQSIAIEITLQGAKTAIIT